DNA sequence from the Thermoanaerobacterales bacterium genome:
GCCAGGGAACGGTATTCCCCCGCCGGCTCCTCCAGCGCCGCGGTCACCCGGGAAGCCAGCAGCTGCTGCCGCCTCTCGATGGCCTCGGCCAGGGTGGGCAGGGCGCGGCGCCTGATGCGCTTGCCGATGGTGCGTTCGATGAAACGCAGCTGGCGGACCTCCCGCGGCGTCACCAGGGTAATGGCGACGCCCTCCCGACCCGCGCGCCCCGTACGGCCGATCCGGTTGACGTAGCTGTCCGGGTCCTGGGGGATGTCGAAGTTGATCACGTGGGTCACGTGGCTGATGTCCAGGCCCCGCGCCGCCACGTCGCTGGCCACCAGCAGCTCGACGCTCCCGGCCCGGAAGCGCGCCATGACGCTGTCCCGTTCCCGTTGGGAGAGGTCGCCATGGATGACCTCGGCGGCGTAGCCGCGGACGCGCAGGTTTTCCACCAGGTCGTCCGCGCCCCGTTTGGTACGGCAGAAGATCATTGCACTGGCCGGGTTTTCGATATCCAGGATCCGGCAGAGGGTCTCGACCTTCTGCTTCGGGTTGACCTCGTAATACCGCTGTTCAATAAGGGGCGCGGTGATCTCCAAACCGCGGATCGCCGCCTCGGCGGGCTCGTGCAGGAAACTCCGCGCCAGCTCGGCAATGGGCGGCGCCATCGTCGCCGAGAAGAGCATGGTCTGCCGCTGGGCCGGGCAGCGGGCGAGGATGTCCTCGATGTCCTCTCTGAACCCCATGTCCAGCATCTCATCCGCCTCGTCAAGGACGGCGAAACGGACCGTGTCCAGCGAGAGTGTCCCGCGGCGGAGATGGTCCAGTACCCTCCCCGGGGTGCCGACCACCACTTCCGGCTGGGCGCGCAGCGCCCGGACCTGGTGGTCGATCGACTGGCCGCCGTAGACCGGCAGGGCCCGTGTCTTCAGGTGGCGGCCGAAATTCGTGAGGTCCATGGCGACCTGGACGGCCAGTTCCCGGGTGGGGCAGAGGATGAGGACCTGCAGGCCCCCGCCGGGAACAATCCCGTTGAGGATCGGCAAGCCGAAGGCCGCCGTTTTCCCCGTCCCCGTCTGGGCCTGTCCCAGGACGTCCCGCCCGGTGAGGGCGAGGGGAATCGCCTTCTCCTGGATGGGCGTCGGCCGCTCAAAGCCCATGTCGGCCACCGCCGAGACCAACTCGGGCTTCAGCCCGAGTTCTTCGAATGTGCTTGCCATCGTTCGCTCCTTATTCAACTCTGAAATTCCGTCATCATCACTTCTAGTATTCCGCCGTCAGCCTAGTGTAACACGTTTGGCATCCCTTTTCCAGTACAGCGGCATTCACAGCCTTATGTCCCAGCCGGTGGCCGGGTCGCGGCGCGGATCGAACAGGCCGTCAAGAACGGACCAGTTATCCGGGAACTCGTTGCCCAGGACCCAGTAACTCACGCCGGCCAGGCCGAATTCGCGCACCAGGGCGTACTTCGCGGCTACGCTCCACCCGTCCTCGAACCAGACCATGTGCGTAAAACCCCATTCGTCCGTGTAGTAGAAGTATGGGGAGGCCGCCCGCTGGTCCCACAGGATGCGGGCGCCGTAACGCGCCGCAAGTTTCTTCGCGCGGGCGTTGTCCAGCCCGCGGGCGGTGTTCCACGGTGTGTCGGGCAACTGCCAGTCATAGCCGTAGAGGGGGACGCCCATCAGGACCTTTTCCGGCGGCACGAACCGCGTAACGTAGGCCAGCACCTCGCGGACCTTGTCCAGCGGGGCGATCGGCATCGGCGGCCCGCCGATCCAGCCCCATTCATAGGTCATGACGATCATCCGGTCCACCAGCCGGCCCAGGGCGGCGTAGTCCACGAACCCGACCCAGGACTCCCCGGGCCGGTCGCTGGCCTTCGGCGCCACGGCGATCGAAAGGGGGTGGCCGGACGGCCGGACGGCCGCCGCCACCTCGGCGATAAAGGCCGTATAGGCGTACCGGTCCGCCGGAGGCAGGTTCTCGAAGTCGATGTTCAGGCCGTAGAAGCCCTTCTCGTCCAGCGTCCGCTGGATGTTCCCGATCAGCCGCGCGCGCTTCTCCGGGTCGGTTACCAGGGCATGTCCCAGGGCGGTATTGAAGTTGCCGCCGTCAAAATTGGTGACCACCATCTGGGGCCAGACGCCGCGCTTCCAGGCGGCGTCCACGATCTCCTCCGCGCCGGGAGGGGCGATCAGTTCGCCGTCCGGCCCCGCGCGGTAGCTGAAGACGCTGACCCATGTGAGATGGTCCGCCGCTTCGGCCAGGTACTTGTCCGTCCCCGTTCCCGGCAGGATATAGGCGTTAACCTCAATGACGCGTTGAGGTGTTGTCGCCCCCTCGGCGCTGCCGTACGGAGCGGCCAGGGCCGGTCCCAGTGGGAACAGCATCGTCAGGGCAAAGAGTGCAAGAAGAAACCACGTCGCCTTTTTGATCGCCAGACACCACTCTTTCCAGGAATGATCGGCATACGCAACGTGGTTCCTAATTCTTCAATGGACCGGGACAGCCCTTTATGCAAATCCTACAGGTTCAGCCGCGGATTGCTTGGGCTGCCAGACCTGCTCCATGCAGCCATGTTTAAGGACGCCGTCTGAGGGGAGACCGGCTCCCCTTGCCCGGCCGGGCCGGGTTCGCCCAAAAGCTCCCGGAACACGGGCGGGAGTTGCGCCGGGTCAAACTCGGCCATAAACTCCATCGGGGTCACCGTGTCGGCGGCTGTGAAGGCGGGGAAGGCCAGCGGACCCAGGCTGTTGATATCGTTAAAGTCCATCGAGGCCCGGAGCGTGGCGTTGAATACCCCTTTCTCCAGCGGGTCACCGGTGACCTCGTCCCCGCGCAGGCTGAAGTGCATCGCGGTCTCCATCCGGCGGATGTTGTTTGACCGGTCAACGAAGAAATCAAACAACAGGCCGCGTTCCCCGACAACCTGGACCCTGGAGGCCTCCAGGCGGGCTTCAGTCAGGTCGGCGAGCATCTGCTCTTTTGCCGCCGCCCATTCCTCCCGCATCCGGGCCTCATCCTGCGGCGTGAGCGCCGGACCGCCGGCCGCCCCGGGCATCTCGGCGAAACGCAGAACGGTGATTACGAGGTCCGGAAAGCGTTCCGAAAGAATGAGCCGCTCAGTGGCGTCGAAGAAGAACTTTTTGGCCTGGGCGTCGT
Encoded proteins:
- a CDS encoding DEAD/DEAH box helicase, which gives rise to MASTFEELGLKPELVSAVADMGFERPTPIQEKAIPLALTGRDVLGQAQTGTGKTAAFGLPILNGIVPGGGLQVLILCPTRELAVQVAMDLTNFGRHLKTRALPVYGGQSIDHQVRALRAQPEVVVGTPGRVLDHLRRGTLSLDTVRFAVLDEADEMLDMGFREDIEDILARCPAQRQTMLFSATMAPPIAELARSFLHEPAEAAIRGLEITAPLIEQRYYEVNPKQKVETLCRILDIENPASAMIFCRTKRGADDLVENLRVRGYAAEVIHGDLSQRERDSVMARFRAGSVELLVASDVAARGLDISHVTHVINFDIPQDPDSYVNRIGRTGRAGREGVAITLVTPREVRQLRFIERTIGKRIRRRALPTLAEAIERRQQLLASRVTAALEEPAGEYRSLA
- a CDS encoding glycosyl hydrolase family 18 protein — encoded protein: MLFPLGPALAAPYGSAEGATTPQRVIEVNAYILPGTGTDKYLAEAADHLTWVSVFSYRAGPDGELIAPPGAEEIVDAAWKRGVWPQMVVTNFDGGNFNTALGHALVTDPEKRARLIGNIQRTLDEKGFYGLNIDFENLPPADRYAYTAFIAEVAAAVRPSGHPLSIAVAPKASDRPGESWVGFVDYAALGRLVDRMIVMTYEWGWIGGPPMPIAPLDKVREVLAYVTRFVPPEKVLMGVPLYGYDWQLPDTPWNTARGLDNARAKKLAARYGARILWDQRAASPYFYYTDEWGFTHMVWFEDGWSVAAKYALVREFGLAGVSYWVLGNEFPDNWSVLDGLFDPRRDPATGWDIRL